From Leptolyngbya sp. 'hensonii':
ACTTTTCTCCGGGCATAGAAAGTACACCAAAGTTACTCAGTTGTTGGGCGGCATCGGTAGAAGATTGAAAGACTCTTGGAATACCTGCCCAGACAAAGTTGGTTGCCAGATCGGGAGATGAATCAGCCCTAAAGCCCAATTGAGTCAAGCCGGTATTGAGACATTGCCTCCGTGAAATAATCTCTTGGCGAAAGGATTCCAATCCTACACGCCCAGTGATGAGTGGAATCGCTGCTAATTGAGTTGCCACGCATATCCCGTTTTCTGTAGCACTCCAGTGTTCTCGAACTTCCTGCATCCAATGACCTTTGCCCAAAATGCAACCGAGGCGCCAGCCAGCCATCCGAAAGCTTTTGGAAAATGACCATACTTCGAGGGCTGTTTTATCGTAAGTGAGAAAACTTTCAGGCTTCTGATCGGCATAAATGTGTTTGTAGACGCGATCACTAATGACTCTCACATTATTTTTGTGACAGGCATTAGCGATCGCGTGATGATTGATACTAGTAAAGACATATCCTGTTGGGTTATGGGGATCGACATGGATGAAAACTACCAATTCTTGGAAGAAATGATTCAGATCAGCATCTGAACCTCGTATTGCATCTAAAGGGATTGGGCAAGGAATCATTCCAGCAGCTCTGACAATTTGAGGAATACCAAAAAAGCAGGGGTCAAAATACCCAACTTTGCCCTTTGGTTTCCCTAGCACATTTAAGCAAGCTACTAAACTACTCCAGGCTCCACTGGTGATGCAAATGTCGTGAGAAGGCTC
This genomic window contains:
- a CDS encoding pyridoxal phosphate-dependent aminotransferase codes for the protein MNWFTKSPQHLNGKPIDLAIGDPKDRAPEKFRKELCKALKDPKVDRYSPKTGHPDLCHAILEDYARENSVCLEPSHDICITSGAWSSLVACLNVLGKPKGKVGYFDPCFFGIPQIVRAAGMIPCPIPLDAIRGSDADLNHFFQELVVFIHVDPHNPTGYVFTSINHHAIANACHKNNVRVISDRVYKHIYADQKPESFLTYDKTALEVWSFSKSFRMAGWRLGCILGKGHWMQEVREHWSATENGICVATQLAAIPLITGRVGLESFRQEIISRRQCLNTGLTQLGFRADSSPDLATNFVWAGIPRVFQSSTDAAQQLSNFGVLSMPGEKCGEFGQGFLRFALNYPPEILDIAITRIASAIDRYCKEAA